Proteins encoded in a region of the Candidatus Latescibacterota bacterium genome:
- a CDS encoding flagellar basal body-associated FliL family protein, protein MADEEKGEVEEKEKKKKKNLLANPIVLIAIIVVFQALIALMMVKMLGSDKADVDARPVEEKEVLAEEKTRGTIVMLENIVVNLKEREKLYYLKMTIGVEVPDNDVKDEVTERHAQLRDDVISLLSGKKVSDIDTLEERNLLKVDITRRINESLITGDIMQLYFSDFVIQ, encoded by the coding sequence ATGGCTGATGAAGAAAAAGGCGAAGTCGAGGAGAAAGAGAAAAAGAAAAAGAAGAACCTGTTGGCAAACCCTATTGTGCTTATAGCAATAATCGTGGTCTTCCAGGCATTGATCGCCCTTATGATGGTCAAGATGCTCGGTAGTGACAAAGCCGATGTGGATGCTCGACCGGTGGAGGAAAAAGAAGTCCTGGCAGAGGAAAAAACGCGTGGAACGATCGTGATGCTGGAGAATATCGTCGTCAATCTCAAGGAACGCGAGAAGCTCTATTATCTCAAGATGACAATAGGGGTCGAAGTCCCTGACAACGATGTCAAGGATGAGGTCACGGAAAGACATGCGCAGCTCAGGGACGATGTGATATCGCTTCTGTCCGGCAAGAAAGTCTCGGACATCGATACTCTGGAGGAGAGGAATCTTCTCAAAGTGGACATTACGCGCCGGATCAATGAATCACTGATCACAGGCGATATTATGCAGCTCTATTTTTCAGATTTCGTGATTCAGTAG